Genomic DNA from Harpia harpyja isolate bHarHar1 chromosome 13, bHarHar1 primary haplotype, whole genome shotgun sequence:
TGGCGGCGCAGGACGCCATCGTCTTCTCCGGGACGGGCGCCGAAGGGGTGACCCCCCCCGCCGTGGCACCCGCCGCGGCACCCCGCCGGCACCGACGTCTTCTGGGCCAGCCTGGTGCGAGCCCAGCTCTGCgtccaggagctgcagggagcCATCGAGGGGCGGCCGGACGGCGACGACCGCGACCGAACGTCCCGGGACGTCTGGCACCACGGCCacggggccgccgccgcggcagCGCCGAGCGTCTCGCACCGGCGACGCGGTCCCAGCTCTACGGGGGAGAGCGTCTCGCACCAGCACGTGCCCACGGATGGGAGCGTCTCGCCCGAGTTCGTGCCCGCGGGCGGGAGCAGCTCGCGGGAGCGCCGAGGCCTGGGATCCACGTACGAGAACTTCTTCCGCACGCCCACCGGTGGGAGCGTCTCGCCCAAGTCCACCCCCGTGGATGAGAGCATTTTCCGCCAGCACCGAGGCCACGGATCCGCACACGAGAGCATCTTCCGTGTGCCCACGGATGGGACCGTCTCCCCCAAGTCCGTGCCCGTGGGTGGGAGCATCTTCCACGAGCACCAAGGCTGTGGAATCGCATACGAGAGCGTCTCGCACGTGTCCGTGGGTGGGAGCGTCTCAAACGAGCACCGTGGCCGCGTGCCTACCGATGGGAACATCTCGCCCAGGTCCATGTCCGTGGATGGGAGCATCTCGCCCGTGTCCGTGCCCACGGATGAGACCGGCTTGCAGGAGCACGTGCCGATAGATGGCACCAACTCGTCAAGTCCACACCCGTGGATGAGACCAACTCAACCAAGTCCGTGCCCACGGATGGGAGCATCTCGCATCAACGTGTGCCAAAGGATGGGAGCATCTCGCCCGCGTCCGTGCCCCACGGATGGGAGCATCTCGCAGGATCACGTGCCCACGGATGGGAGCATCTCGCCCGCGTCCGTGCCCACGGATGGGAGCATCTCGCATCAACATGTGCCAAAGGATGGGAGCATCTCGCCCGCGTCCGTGCCCAGGGATGGAACCATCTCTCCGGAGCACGTTCCCATGGGTGGGCGCGTCTCGCCCAAGGCTCTGACCGTGGGTTGGACCACCGCGCCCAAGTCGCTGCCCGCGGACGGGAGCATCTCGCCCGAGTTCACGCCCACGGGTGGGACCACCTCGCCCAAGCGCTGGAACCCCCAGTGCAgcgaagaggaagaggaggaggacgacgAAGATGACGACAGCTGCTCTTCCCGGGAGGAAGACGCCGAGGAAGAGGAAgatctggaggaggaggagccccACTTCCACACCAACCCCCCTCTTCCAGAGCCGGGTGCCGGCACCCACGGGTGCCCGCCGGGTGCCCCTCTACCGCCCCACGGTGCGCCCTGCGGCCGCTGCTCGTCACCGAGGGGGACGACGGCAcggggggcaccggggagggacgggggtgtcccccccccaccagcacccccccgccccttgGGTGCCGCCCGGCAGGAGGGGACGTCGGCAGCACCACGGAGGGGGGTGAGTGCGGGGACCCCCCAaccttgggggttttttttggggggggggggcactaaATGgtgatggggaccccccccccggctctgtCTTCTccacccccaggacccccccgaCTCCCAGGCCTGATGCTCTCCGACCCCCCGGATCTGCCCCCGGGATCTGGGGGGTCCCCAGATCCCTACGGCTGCAGCCAGAATGGGGGTACTGGGACCCCCCCGGACCCCTGGCCCCACTGGAGCTTACCCTACGGGGGGGTGaccaggacccccccagccccggttaCCCCCCAAGGTGTGGCCCCAGGAGGGGGAGACCAGGATCTGCCCCTCCCCAGGCCCCTGACCCCCCAAAGCCGCCCCTGGGAGGGGGGTAccggacccccccaccccccccagatTTGCCCCAAGGAGGGGGATTACCAGAAACCCCCAACACCCCCCGTATCAGCCCATAGGAGGGGGGTacgagcccccccccagccccccgagCCCCCTCAATTTCCTcaagcccccccccagccccccataccagcccatggaggggcggtaccagccccccccagcctccagcCCCCCCTAGAtcacccacagcccccccccacccccctgtaTTGGCCCATGGGAGGGGGGTACCAGCCCCCCCCcaatcccctgccccccccggaccacccccagcccccctccccacTCTCCTCCCTGCCACCGCGGGGTCCCCCAGGACCGGGGGTTATCAGGGGGGCCTGGGGGGGCCCCCCCATGCCAGGACACGGCTGTGCCTGGCTGTTGGCGTCCCCGGACGCTTCCTGCCCGGGGGGGGAAGTGGTGCagggcccccccctccccgccaccccaCCACCGCACCCCACCATGGAGGAGCTGCCCCCCGAGACGGGCGAGGAGCCCCCGCCGGACCCCCccgccagcacccatgggtgagGGACACCGGCACCGGCCACGTGGCCTCCCCAGCACCCTCAGTCCCACGTGGGcgttccccccccctttcctctgtccccccccccggtccctTCCTAAAGCCCTCTCTGTCCCTCCCAGACCCCCCCCCATCCAtctgcccccccaaaccctctcccAGCCCCCCTGCATCCCCCCGCCACACCCCTGTCTGTGCCCGCTGACCCccctctgtctgtctgtgtccCCCCCGCACCCACCGGTCCCCCAGACCCCTGTCTGTCCCCCCCCCTGGACCCCCATCTgcccccccattccccatccacCCCCCCCAGAACCCTGTCTgctcccccaaacccccacccaGCCCCCAAATCCTGTCTGTCCGTCTGCCCCCCAGACttccatctgtctgtccatccctcccggacccccccatcccccctggcccccctccaccccccccattccctccccccaaaccccccaagccccccattcccccccaaacccctccaccccccccaagcccccccatccc
This window encodes:
- the LOC128150504 gene encoding bridging integrator 2-like, translated to MSVDGSISPVSVPTDETGLQEHVPIDGTNSSSPHPWMRPTQPSPCPRMGASRINVCQRMGASRPRPCPTDGSISQDHVPTDGSISPASVPTDGSISHQHVPKDGSISPASVPRDGTISPEHVPMGGRVSPKALTVGWTTAPKSLPADGSISPEFTPTGGTTSPKRWNPQCSEEEEEEDDEDDDSCSSREEDAEEEEDLEEEEPHFHTNPPLPEPGAGTHGCPPGAPLPPHGAPCGRCSSPRGTTARGAPGRDGGVPPPPAPPRPLGAARQEGTSAAPRRGDPPDSQA